A stretch of DNA from Candidatus Nomurabacteria bacterium:
AGATGGAACAAGGCTTACAGTATGTCACTGAGGATACTAAACTTAATGAGCTGATTTCTGGATTCTTACAAGCTGGTCAAAACGCTGTATTAGTAACTGGAGCCGGTGGTCAAGTCAGCGGAGTTATAACTGCAAGAAAACTTCTTGCATGGATTAGTGGGAGTTAGTTAGATAAACTCCCCTCATCTCTGTTATAATTAAGCTTATATATGTCAAAAAGAGTTCTAACTAAAGATACTTCTAATAAAATTGGTGAAGAAGTTGTTTTGATGGGTTGGGCGAATTCTCGCCGTGATCATGGTGGTGTTATTTTTATCGATCTAAGAGATGAATCCGGTTTAGTACAAGTTACTGCTCATCCAGACTCGGATCAATCTTTTAAAGTTGCAGAAGATGTACGTGATGAGTATGTTTTAAAAGTTGTTGGTAGAGTGGTTGAGCGAGAAGAAGGTCTGATTAATCCTAATTTAGAGACCGGAAAAGTTGAGGTTGTTGTATCTATTTTAGAGATTCTGAATAAATCAAAACCTCTTCCCTTCTCTATTCGTAACGAAGATGAAAATGTTGGTGAGGAAACAAGACTTAAGTATAGATACTTAGACTTAAGGCGCGAGAAGATGCAGGCTCATTTAAAAGCTCGCTCAGAATTTAATTCCATTATTCATGAGTATATGAAGCAAAATGAATTTACTGAGGTGTCTACTCCAATTCTAGCTAACTCGAGCCCAGAAGGTGCAAGAGACTATTTGGTCCCTTCGAGATTACATCCTGGTAAGTTCTTTGCTTTGCCGCAAGCTCCGCAACAGTTTAAGCAATTATTAATGGTAGGAGGACTCCCCCGTTACTATCAAATTGCCCCATGCTTTAGAGATGAAGATCCTAGGGCAGATCGGCATCCGGGTGATTTCTATCAACTAGATTTAGAGATGGCCTTTGTTGAAGATGGCGAAGAAGTTAGGAAGATGCTGGATCCACTTTGGGTCAAGTTGATAACTGAGTTTGCTGGTAAAAAACTTAAGTTTAGTGAATTCCCTAGAATTTCTTATGATGAGGCTATGAACAAGTATGGTTCAGATAAACCTGACTTAAGATTTGGAATGGAGCTTGTTGATTTAAGCGAAGATCTT
This window harbors:
- the aspS gene encoding aspartate--tRNA ligase; amino-acid sequence: MSKRVLTKDTSNKIGEEVVLMGWANSRRDHGGVIFIDLRDESGLVQVTAHPDSDQSFKVAEDVRDEYVLKVVGRVVEREEGLINPNLETGKVEVVVSILEILNKSKPLPFSIRNEDENVGEETRLKYRYLDLRREKMQAHLKARSEFNSIIHEYMKQNEFTEVSTPILANSSPEGARDYLVPSRLHPGKFFALPQAPQQFKQLLMVGGLPRYYQIAPCFRDEDPRADRHPGDFYQLDLEMAFVEDGEEVRKMLDPLWVKLITEFAGKKLKFSEFPRISYDEAMNKYGSDKPDLRFGMELVDLSEDLSETEFGVFAGALKNGGVIKAISVKGGASLSRSEIDKFTEVAKLNGAGGLAYISFKGGEVQSPIAKFLSESEIESIKTKLDVEDGDTVFFGADSIGIVNKVLGALRNEFAEYFELKDPNEVAVLWVVDFPFYEWDDKANKLDFGHNPFSMPKDGASAFDVNTDEERLKIVADQYDLVINGYECASGAVRNYKPEVMYRAFESVGIAKETVDKRFGAMIEAFKFGAPPHAGCAPGLDRIFMVLRDEPNIREVIAFPKNGSGVDLMMNSPSEVDKAQLDELGINLR